In a single window of the Lates calcarifer isolate ASB-BC8 linkage group LG1, TLL_Latcal_v3, whole genome shotgun sequence genome:
- the zgc:162396 gene encoding putative methyltransferase DDB_G0268948: MSYRLFEGKDHASIYQKYRFTPPDELKNIILQYLDKKKGQPHVLAVDLGCGTGQNSRLLAPHFREVVGIDISECQLEEARAVPGYPNITYRKGTAEELPFADGSVDLLTAASAAHWFEPSRFLAEAIRVLKPRGCIALLGFTDATTRFHYQDCGDRLNQIYEEVKQVLKPYTSNPVALSEGKLEKLYSAIPFPDKERIKSIQTKSFIPLRNLVGFIETWSMFQAYRRKDPQTANDLLLNTQKRFLEEMGVTSPDTEIRLEMEYFCVLASKPE, translated from the exons ATGTCATACCGACTGTTTGAGGGGAAGGATCATGCCTCCATCTACCAGAAGTATCGCTTTACGCCTCCAGATGAGCTCAAGAATATTATTCTTCAATACCTAGATAAAAAG AAGGGACAGCCACACGTGCTGGCAGTGGATCTGGGATGTGGAACAGGTCAGAATTCTCGGCTGTTGGCACCGCACTTCAGAGAAGTGGTGGGTATCGACATCAGTGAGTGTCAGCTGGAGGAGGCCAGAGCTGTGCCGGGGTACCCCAACATCACATACAG GAAGGGGACAGCAGAGGAGCTTCCGTTTGCAGACGGCTCCGTAGACTTGCTGACAGCAGCGTCAGCAGCCCACTGGTTTGAGCCGTCGAGGTTCCTGGCTGAGGCAATCCGGGTTCTGAAGCCCCGGGGCTGCATTGCTCTGCTGGGCTTCACTGATGCTACCACCAGATTTCACTACCAGGACTGTGGAGACCGACTCAACCAAATCTACGAAGAG GTGAAGCAGGTGCTGAAGCCATACACTAGCAACCCGGTAGCTCTATCTGAGGGTAAGCTGGAGAAGCTGTACTCTGCCATCCCTTTTCCAGACAAAGAAAG GATCAAGAGCATTCAAACAAAGTCTTTCATCCCGTTGAGGAACCTGGTGGGATTTATTGAGACTTGGTCCATGTTCCAAGCTTACAGGAGGAAAGACCCACAGACTGCTAATGACCTGCTGCTTAACACTCAGAAGAG GTTTCTGGAGGAGATGGGTGTCACGTCTCCCGACACTGAAATAAGGTTGGAAATGGAATATTTCTGTGTCCTGGCGTCAAAACCAGAATAA
- the zgc:162780 gene encoding LOW QUALITY PROTEIN: putative methyltransferase DDB_G0268948 (The sequence of the model RefSeq protein was modified relative to this genomic sequence to represent the inferred CDS: deleted 1 base in 1 codon): MAYRLFEGKEHAASYWKYRISPSDHLIQQVLDFLEKKKGGPFELAVDVGCGSGQGTLLLAKHFPSVVGTDVSPAQLEVALQHAKEPNITYRQCVAEELPFADGSVDLMTAMSAFHWFDRPRFLREAHRVLKPRGCLALLNYTIDMELSYSDRCSHTLNHVCKEFYAALQPYRSPHLGPSSIELYREAYESIPYPDKEWQECVWVRKPMPLSSYMGLVESFSSYQALLREDPQKATSLSQDICQRLMSIMGVTSAETEVVVGVKYFYLLTCKPEEA; this comes from the exons ATGGCTTACCGTTTGTTTGAAGGCAAAGAGCATGCTGCTTCCTACTGGAAGTACAGGATCTCCCCGTCAGATCATCTGATACAACAGGTGCTGGACTTTCTTGAAAAAAAA AAAGGTGGTCCCTTTGAGCTGGCAGTGGATGTGGGTTGCGGCTCGGGACAGGGCACTCTGCTCCTGGCCAAACACTTTCCGTCTGTGGTGGGGACAGAC GTGAGTCCTGCTCAGCTGGAAGTGGCTTTGCAGCATGCTAAAGAACCAAACATCACATATAG ACAGTGTGTGGCCGAGGAGCTGCCGTTTGCCGACGGCTCAGTGGACCTGATGACGGCCATGTCTGCCTTCCACTGGTTCGACAGGCCGCGCTTCCTTCGAGAGGCCCACAGAGTCCTGAAGCCGCGTGGCTGCTTAGCCCTGCTCAACTACACCATCGACATGGAGCTCAGCTACTCTGACCGCTGCTCGCACACACTGAACCACGTCTGCAAAGAG TTTTATGCAGCTTTACAACCTTACCGCAGTCCTCATCTTGGTCCCAGCTCTATTGAGTTGTACAGAGAGGCATATGAATCCATCCCTTACCCTGACAAGGAGTG gcaagAGTGTGTATGGGTGAGAAAGCCCATGCCTCTGTCCAGCTACATGGGGTTGGTGGAGTCTTTCTCCAGTTATCAGGCTCTGCTGAGAGAAGACCCACAGAAGGCCACCAGTCTCTCCCAGGACATCTGTCAAAG GTTGATGTCCATCATGGGGGTGacctctgcagagacagaggtggtggtgggtgtgAAATATTTCTACCTGTTGACCTGCAAACCAGAGGAAGCCTGA